A window of Ananas comosus cultivar F153 linkage group 4, ASM154086v1, whole genome shotgun sequence contains these coding sequences:
- the LOC109708872 gene encoding probable serine/threonine-protein kinase PBL18 isoform X1, translating into MGNLCGRSAECSVAASSSFHASSSFHADETSPAANLNSFSLNDLKLATENFDWNSLLGKGSFGRVYKGWIDEETFAPTKPGVGIAVAVKKHKSESHWGRNEWQAEVTYLGRLHHENIIKLVGYCAESDSKILVYEYMPGGSLANHLFREAQPISWEMRISIAVDVARALSFLHSLETQVIYRDLKSSHVLLDSDFRAKLSDFGLARNGPTGDETHVSTCVVGTVGFAAPEYITTGHLTAKCDVYNFGVLLLELISGRKAGSHLHEKREIPRMMDARLEGRYPRKEAKAVAALAFRCTHADPRKRPNMAEVLTALEEIKQSKDTSIAQAH; encoded by the exons ATGGGGAACCTCTGTGGGAGATCTGCTGAGTGCTCAGTTGctgcttcttcctcttttcatgcttcttcctcttttcaTGCAG ATGAAACATCACCTGCTGCGAATTTGAACTCCTTCAGCTTGAATGATCTCAAGTTAGCCACCGAAAACTTCGACTGGAATTCACTTCTCGGCAAAGGGTCGTTCGGGCGTGTCTACAAAGGGTGGATTGATGAGGAAACTTTTGCCCCTACAAAACCAGGAGTCGGTATCGCTGTCGCCGTTAAGAAACATAAATCAGAAAGTCATTGGGGGCGTAACGAATGGCAG GCAGAAGTCACTTACTTGGGCCGTCTTCACCAcgaaaatattataaaacttGTCGGTTACTGCGCAGAATCTGACAGCAAAATTCTTGTGTATGAGTATATGCCTGGAGGCAGCTTGGCAAACCATTTATTCA GAGAGGCACAGCCGATTTCTTGGGAAATGCGTATCAGCATTGCGGTCGATGTCGCTCGAGCACTATCATTCTTACATAGCTTGGAAACTCAAGTGATCTACCGCGATTTGAAGTCCTCCCATGTTCTCCTTGACTCG GACTTCAGAGCAAAACTGTCAGATTTCGGTCTGGCACGGAACGGTCCAACTGGGGATGAAACACATGTTTCGACTTGCGTTGTTGGAACCGTTGGTTTTGCTGCTCCAGAGTATATTACAACAG GTCACTTAACTGCGAAATGCGACGTATACAACTTCGGGGTGTTATTGTTAGAACTCATATCTGGAAGGAAAGCAGGGTCACATTTACatgagaaaagagagatacCTAGAATGATGGACGCGAGGCTCGAGGGTCGGTACCCGAGGAAAGAAGCCAAAGCTGTTGCTGCTCTTGCTTTCAGGTGCACACATGCTGATCCGAGAAAGCGGCCGAACATGGCAGAGGTGCTGACAGCATTAGAAGAGATCAAACAATCTAAAGATACTTCAATTGCTCAAGCACACTGA
- the LOC109708871 gene encoding nuclear pore complex protein NUP50B-like, with the protein MADGENAAPASKKRVAGVQLSKDNPEVDDDTSETEMGTFQRASEEVMATRRIVKVRRHQQPSAPSSNPFATIKFVPPNLEEQNKVKNDTGSEANGTESGALLNEKEGKEENSGQSEDTTNEVTSKGDSTRLAEGGEVENGAKETVDEAEEEAGEETKAERTELEKTEAEKREAEEEKKDEEEKKEDEEGTKVDEDEKKDNQEEKKESEQKEKSASATPFSSFKEMSSSQNAFTGFAGTGFSASAFSFGSVSGEGSTFAGSGPLFGLQKDNASSFSFGSGTLNNSISEPNKSSTVSMQQVPVETGEENEKAVFTADAVLFEYLEGGWKEKGKGELKLNVSKSSDEKARLVMRAKGIYKLILNASLYPDMSLKDMDKRGVTFACLNSAGEGKEGLNTFALKFKDSGIREEFRVAVAAHKGEKGLVLKTPENSPKASDE; encoded by the coding sequence ATGGCGGATGGAGAAAACGCAGCCCCTGCATCTAAGAAGAGGGTTGCCGGGGTACAACTCTCCAAGGATAATCCTGAGGTTGATGACGATACTTCCGAGACCGAAATGGGGACTTTTCAAAGAGCTAGCGAGGAAGTGATGGCGACAAGAAGGATAGTGAAGGTCCGCCGTCATCAACAGCCGTCCGCTCCCTCGTCGAACCCTTTCGCCACCATCAAATTTGTGCCGCCTAACCTAGAAGAacaaaataaagtaaagaatgataCAGGGAGTGAGGCAAATGGAACCGAAAGTGGTGCTTTGTTGAATGAAAAGGAAGGGAAGGAAGAGAACAGTGGCCAGTCGGAAGATACAACTAATGAAGTAACATCTAAAGGTGATAGTACTCGACTTGCAGAAGGTGGTGAAGTGGAAAATGGAGCGAAAGAGACTGTTGATGAAGCTGAAGAAGAAGCAGGTGAGGAGACTAAGGCTGAGAGAACAGAACTAGAAAAAACTGAAGCAGAAAAGAGGGAAGctgaggaagaaaagaaagatgaagaagaaaagaaggaagacgAAGAAGGGACAAAGGTAGATGAAGACGAAAAGAAGGATAatcaagaagaaaagaaagaaagcgaaCAGAAAGAGAAATCTGCGTCAGCAACGCCGTTTAGTTCTTTTAAAGAAATGTCAAGTAGCCAAAATGCCTTCACTGGCTTTGCGGGAACTGGATTTTCGGCATCTGCATTCTCCTTTGGATCAGTTTCCGGTGAAGGATCGACATTTGCGGGTTCTGGACCTCTCTTTGGCCTTCAGAAAGATAAtgcatcttctttttcttttggttcaGGTACTTTAAACAATAGTATTTCTGAACCAAATAAAAGCAGCACGGTCTCTATGCAGCAAGTACCTGTTGAAACCGGTGAAGAGAATGAAAAAGCAGTATTTACTGCAGATGCTGTATTATTCGAGTATTTGGAGGGAGGGTGGAAGGAAAAAGGAAAGGGTGAGCTCAAATTGAACGTATCTAAATCAAGCGATGAAAAGGCGAGGCTTGTTATGAGGGCGAAGGGTATTTACAAGCTTATACTTAATGCGAGTCTCTACCCTGACATGTCACTGAAGGATATGGACAAGAGAGGGGTCACTTTTGCGTGTCTGAATAGTGCGGGAGAAGGGAAGGAAGGGCTCAATACATTTGCTTTGAAGTTTAAGGATAGCGGTATAAGAGAAGAGTTCCGTGTAGCTGTGGCGGCGCACAAGGGTGAGAAGGGTCTGGTACTGAAGACACCTGAGAACTCTCCAAAGGCATCTGATGAGTAA
- the LOC109708872 gene encoding probable serine/threonine-protein kinase PBL18 isoform X2 — translation MGNLCGRSAECSVAASSSFHADETSPAANLNSFSLNDLKLATENFDWNSLLGKGSFGRVYKGWIDEETFAPTKPGVGIAVAVKKHKSESHWGRNEWQAEVTYLGRLHHENIIKLVGYCAESDSKILVYEYMPGGSLANHLFREAQPISWEMRISIAVDVARALSFLHSLETQVIYRDLKSSHVLLDSDFRAKLSDFGLARNGPTGDETHVSTCVVGTVGFAAPEYITTGHLTAKCDVYNFGVLLLELISGRKAGSHLHEKREIPRMMDARLEGRYPRKEAKAVAALAFRCTHADPRKRPNMAEVLTALEEIKQSKDTSIAQAH, via the exons ATGGGGAACCTCTGTGGGAGATCTGCTGAGTGCTCAGTTGctgcttcttcctcttttcatg CAGATGAAACATCACCTGCTGCGAATTTGAACTCCTTCAGCTTGAATGATCTCAAGTTAGCCACCGAAAACTTCGACTGGAATTCACTTCTCGGCAAAGGGTCGTTCGGGCGTGTCTACAAAGGGTGGATTGATGAGGAAACTTTTGCCCCTACAAAACCAGGAGTCGGTATCGCTGTCGCCGTTAAGAAACATAAATCAGAAAGTCATTGGGGGCGTAACGAATGGCAG GCAGAAGTCACTTACTTGGGCCGTCTTCACCAcgaaaatattataaaacttGTCGGTTACTGCGCAGAATCTGACAGCAAAATTCTTGTGTATGAGTATATGCCTGGAGGCAGCTTGGCAAACCATTTATTCA GAGAGGCACAGCCGATTTCTTGGGAAATGCGTATCAGCATTGCGGTCGATGTCGCTCGAGCACTATCATTCTTACATAGCTTGGAAACTCAAGTGATCTACCGCGATTTGAAGTCCTCCCATGTTCTCCTTGACTCG GACTTCAGAGCAAAACTGTCAGATTTCGGTCTGGCACGGAACGGTCCAACTGGGGATGAAACACATGTTTCGACTTGCGTTGTTGGAACCGTTGGTTTTGCTGCTCCAGAGTATATTACAACAG GTCACTTAACTGCGAAATGCGACGTATACAACTTCGGGGTGTTATTGTTAGAACTCATATCTGGAAGGAAAGCAGGGTCACATTTACatgagaaaagagagatacCTAGAATGATGGACGCGAGGCTCGAGGGTCGGTACCCGAGGAAAGAAGCCAAAGCTGTTGCTGCTCTTGCTTTCAGGTGCACACATGCTGATCCGAGAAAGCGGCCGAACATGGCAGAGGTGCTGACAGCATTAGAAGAGATCAAACAATCTAAAGATACTTCAATTGCTCAAGCACACTGA